A stretch of the Neodiprion lecontei isolate iyNeoLeco1 chromosome 4, iyNeoLeco1.1, whole genome shotgun sequence genome encodes the following:
- the LOC107227347 gene encoding cuticlin-4, with the protein MDRTRRSIRKTALSLLLPLLFASVRCEAPLVDSSALPLEHRSVYGPPAQYGPPQSHAAEENWPLASPDTPQIKHLQVQCEKTHMRVNIEFDRPFYGMIFSKGFYSDPRCVHLKPGTGHLSATFEIYLKSCGMSSSANHNVAAYGAPTPSGSYVENTIIIQYDHYVQEVWDQARKLRCTWYDFYEKAVTFRPFQVDMLHAVTANFLGDNLQCWMQIQVGKGPWASEVSGIVKIGQTMTMVLAIKDDENKFDMLVRNCVAHDGKRAPIQLVDQYGCVVRPKIMSRFQKIKNFGPSASVVSFAYFQAFKFPDSMNVHFQCVIQVCRYNCPEPKCGHPGLEYGAPAGLTQEYGVPVGPQSLGQINSDYGVPPVPEYGVPPAYPDPRHPSGPAGAFSEPSPDVVPAPQAQASSSSPSSTPGDSTASSAPQNSQDDRIHLPPPPLPGHPAAAYQTVKRKGTVGPDELEGNLATLGGRPRSVEGLPAELRGARRRRDVYANVDDFSDIYQTVNLGVSHVYKRAAQEMTDVNTSRIIQVVAPGDVNFALGTNAGNDSTVVIQNASTTDSETICMSLPGFVAGLVMLLLVVVVASLVAAFLFVRVRAVDRKNGNASPGFVHPAFADNCNVNPEFVKVAN; encoded by the exons AGCGTGAGGTGCGAAGCACCCCTCGTCGATAGCAGCGCTCTTCCCCTTGAGCACAGATCGGTTTATGGTCCCCCGGCGCAATATGGGCCCCCGCAGTCCCACGCGGCGGAAGAGAACTGGCCCCTGGCGTCGCCGGACACGCCGCAGATAAAGCACCTCCAGGTACAGTGCGAGAAGACGCACATGCGGGTCAACATCGAGTTCGACAGGCCGTTCTACGGGATGATATTCAGCAAGGGCTTCTACTCGGACCCTCGGTGCGTGCACCTGAAACCTGGCACGGGTCACCTCAGCGCGACCTTCGAGATATACCTGAAATCCTGCGGCATGAGCTCGTCCGCCAATCACAACGTCGCCGCCTACGGAGCGCCGACGCCCTCGGGCAGCTACGTCGAGAACACGATAATCATCCAGTACGACCACTACGTCCAGGAGGTCTGGGATCAGGCCCGCAAGCTCCGCTGCACGTGGTACGACTTCTACGAGAAGGCCGTCACCTTCAGGCCCTTCCAAGTCGACATGCTCCACGCCGTCACGGCCAACTTCCTCGGCGACAATCTTCAGTGCTGGATGCAGATCCAGGTCGGCAAGGGACCCTGGGCCTCTGAAGTATCTGGAATCGTCAAGATCGGACAGACCATGACCATGGTCCTAGCTATCAAGGATGATGAGAATAAGTTCGACATGCTTGTAAGGAACTGCGTGGCTCACGACGGCAAGAGGGCTCCGATTCAACTCGTTGATCAGTATGGATGCGTTGTTCGACCCAAGATTATGTCCAG GTTCCAAAAGATAAAGAACTTCGGGCCGAGTGCATCCGTGGTCAGTTTCGCCTACTTCCAAGCGTTCAAGTTCCCGGACAGCATGAACGTCCATTTCCAGTGCGTGATTCAAGTCTGCCGGTACAACTGCCCGGAGCCCAAGTGCGGTCATCCTGGTCTTGAGTACGGAGCACCAGCCGGCCTCACCCAGGAATATGGCGTGCCTGTCGGTCCCCAGAGTCTAGGCCAGATCAACTCCGATTATGGAGTGCCTCCGGTGCCGGAGTATGGCGTTCCTCCGGCCTATCCGGACCCGAGGCATCCCAGTGGCCCTGCAGGAGCGTTTAG CGAGCCAAGTCCCGACGTCGTACCCGCACCGCAGGCCCAGGCCTCGTCTTCGTCCCCGAGCTCAACGCCCGGAGATTCTACGGCGAGCAGCGCACCCCAGAATTCGCAGGATGACCGCATCCACCTTCCGCCACCTCCGCTACCAGGACACCCTGCAGCTGCCTACCAGACTGTCAAGAGGAAAGGAACCGTCGGCCCCGACGAACTCGAGGGCAATCTTGCCACTCTTGGAGGTCGCCCGAGGTCCGTTGAAGGACTTCCCGCTGAGCTCAGAGGAGCCCGGAGGCGACGAGATGTGTACGCCAATGTGGATGATTTCTCT GACATCTACCAGACGGTGAACTTGGGTGTTTCCCACGTGTACAAACGTGCTGCCCAGGAAATGACGGACGTTAACACATCCAGGATAATCCAGGTGGTCGCACCCGGAGACGTGAACTTTGCGCTTGGAACGAACGCGGGCAACGACTCGACGGTGGTGATACAGAACGCGAGTACCACCGATTCGGAAACGATCTGCATGTCGCTGCCAGGCTTCGTTGCCGGCTTGGTGATGCTGTTATTGGTCGTGGTGGTCGCTTCCCTGGTGGCAGCCTTCCTCTTCGTCAGAGTGCGCGCCGTGGACCGGAAGAACGGAAACGCCTCGCCGGGCTTCGTGCATCCAGCATTCGCAGATAACTGCAACGTCAACCCGGAATTCGTCAAGGTCGCGAACTGA
- the LOC124294095 gene encoding uncharacterized protein LOC124294095, translated as MSLTTVAMAKPEAGISPVIRNPVGRDGNCLIFVEGKNAKHRQELDDDAASSSRNRKGDQTGLEGGGSKGGRSGKTEDGENVIEYRRSNKLFIELGWTILPKDTVMRRVVEFQTEPAKPRMNWFKNNRMYGKQYYADGNTVFLNFLEDGTGHVYYPDGKIAIAAHISKEETHETYKVYSEGGRDLMGVVRAPWLMGVFDSMGNGVVYDENCKVRLSYNQNGGVFPENPSKVPFSWNWNNFQAPPIDQVVREEPPTVRLPPELVSAKEPTNSGSKSSKRSKSSKVTSCWKLSESGNMALNQKSETIEPSNVIERKVIAPLKPICLKMNKYLSLRILDRKNINLQFFAGPKSIRIELGTEVNPNVQINSELVDRNDWTAKMTNWLNCMNYDFLRSKYDVNSNLAKVDPSKVEDSLVEIAKEIERVKTEANSRRLMIAKYRPHLIDKSS; from the exons ATGTCGTTGACGACAGTGGCGATGGCGAAACCGGAAGCGGGGATAAGCCCGGTGATCCGGAATCCGGTAGGAAGAGACGGG aATTGTCTCATTTTTGTAGAGGGAAAAAACGCCAAGCACCGTCAGGAGCTGGATGATGACGCCGCGAGCTCCTCTCGCAATCGGAAAG GTGATCAAACCGGCTTGGAAGGCGGTGGATCGAAAGGAGGACGGTCTGGCAAAACGGAGG ACGGTGAAAATGTAATCGAGTATCGCCGGTCGAACAAGTTGTTCATCGAGCTTGGATGGACGATACTTCCGAAGGATACGGTAATGCGAAGGGTTGTGGAATTCCAGACTGAGCCAGCAAAGCCTCGCATGAATTG GTTTAAAAACAACCGAATGTACGGCAAGCAATACTATGCTGACGGAAATACGGTATTTCTCAACTTCCTCGAGGATGGTACGGGTCACGTTTACTATCCCGACGGAAAAATCGCGATTGCGGCACACATTTCTAAGGAGGAAACTC ACGAGACCTACAAGGTGTACTCCGAAGGAGGCAGAGACCTTATGGGGGTTGTTCGAGCCCCTTGGCTGATGGGGGTATTCGACTCCATGGGCAACGGCGTCGTCTACGATGAGAACTGCAAAGTACG GTTAAGCTACAACCAGAACGGCGGCGTTTTCCCCGAAAATCCATCCAAAGTTCCCTTCTCCTGGAATTGGAACAACTTTCAGGCTCCCCCAATCGACCAAGTCGTACGCGAG GAACCTCCAACAGTCCGATTGCCCCCGGAATTAGTTTCAGCAAAAGA GCCAACTAACAGCGGTAGCAAAAGTTCGAAGAGATCAAAATCATCGAAGGTTACGAGCTGCTGGAAGCTGAGTGAAAGCGGAAACATGGCATTAAATCAAAAGTCGGAAAC GATCGAACCGAGCAATGTGATAGAGCGCAAAGTGATCGCGCCGCTGAAACCAATATGTctgaaaatgaacaaatatCTGAGTCTCCGAATACTCGACCGGAAGAATATAAACCTTCAATTCTTTGCCGGGCCGAAGAGTATACG AATCGAATTGGGAACAGAGGTAAATCCGAACGTTCAGATCAACTCGGAGCTAGTAGACCGCAACGACTGGACCGCGAAAATGACGAA TTGGTTAAATTGCATGAATTATGATTTTCTAAGGAGTAAGTACGACGTGAATTCGAATCTGGCAAAGGTTGATCCGTCCAAAGTAGAAGACAGTCTCGTCGAAATAGCCAAAGAAATTGAACGCGTGAAAACTGAAGCGAATTCAAGGCGACTTATGATCGCCAAATACAGACCTCACTTGATTGACAAGTCTTCGTGA